The following proteins are co-located in the Delphinus delphis chromosome 5, mDelDel1.2, whole genome shotgun sequence genome:
- the LOC138414090 gene encoding tigger transposable element-derived protein 1-like has translation MNRSKCKSSSDVAGTVKKRQEITMETKVKIIERMEQGEKMVDISHSYNMNHSTTGMILKNTDKIMEHVKSAVPTIISKKHGKVMEEMEKLLSVCIQDQHQCRVPLSLMLIQEKAKSLYEDLKKKHGEESEGASFNASHGWFHGFMARANIHNIKVTDEAESADMVTAREFPKSL, from the coding sequence atgaacagaagcaagtgtaaaagcagcagtgatgtagctggtacagtTAAGAAGCGCCAAGAAataacgatggaaacaaaagtgaaaataattgagagaatgGAGCAAGGTGAAAAGATGGTAGACATCTctcattcttataacatgaatcaCTCAACCACTGGCATGATTCTAAAGAACACGGACAAGATCATGGAACACGTGAAGTCTGCTGTGCCGACAATAATATCAAAGAAgcatggaaaagtgatggaggagatggagaaactccTCAGTGTGTGTATACAAGATCAGCATCAGTGTCGAGTCCcactcagcttaatgctgattcaagagaaagctaaaagcctgtatgaagacttgaagaagaaacacggCGAAGAATCAGAGGGTGCATCTTTTAATGCCAGTCATGGCTGGTTTCATGGGTTCATGGCTAGAGCCAACATTCACAACATAAAAGTAACTGACGAGGCAGAGAGTGCAGATATGGTAACTGCCCGGGAATTTCCTAAATCACTTTGA